In Humulus lupulus chromosome 7, drHumLupu1.1, whole genome shotgun sequence, the following are encoded in one genomic region:
- the LOC133791052 gene encoding uncharacterized protein LOC133791052, translating to MGDSFESNKIIDKANVLSGNKVSNTSSLVSLHKASSRPSFRRISSLANGSNGSDAIGRIAVFVLKVAALETVRRFSKAKCPFVWRGLQALQVLCYPPFKWIQRFAPFKGLVKGAQMFSRPLLILSIATALSEELESNDGPSGGTPESNTSSAGTHASSALSDVPSELSSVQNTMETSVCDESHQNVPSELWLIQFHEELEKQGISLPERINEDELRRFYMAANGNFSSFLSSIKKTIRWRETYRMFTDEELEMWSNLVFWHGYDVQQRPCLIVRLGLACTSLSPTDKPRFAQAIISSVERGVLHLVDAEMGEITVLVDCKGLSPLKIPMQVIRTCSSFLQDHFPNRLGCLFVVQLPPVLRVIAQTFIKMLKPVTRKKLKIWGEAYGKLLLEHLQTVPAYLGGKCKCEKCLELGTSNMRHSPLRNKITRRESTESFYDGENPPLLDSSYETGANSNSNCDQVVRTAIISCIMFWVFIALIAGIFDPESSPFAPST from the exons ATGGGAGACTCTTTTGAGTCTAATAAAATCATCGATAAGGCAAATGTTTTATCTGGAAATAAAGTATCAAACACAAGTTCACTTGTTTCTCTCCATAAAGCCTCATCACGGCCTTCTTTTAGGCGCATTTCTTCCCTGGCCAATGGGAGTAACGGAAGTGATGCAATTGGCCGCATAGCAGTGTTTGTACTGAAAGTTGCTGCACTGGAGACCGTTCGCAGATTTTCAAAGGCTAAGTGCCCCTTTGTGTGGCGTGGTCTTCAGGCTTTGCAAGTTCTATGCTATCCACCATTCAAGTGGATTCAAAGATTTGCTCCCTTCAAGGGTTTGGTCAAAGGCGCACAG ATGTTTTCAAGGCCATTATTGATACTTTCAATAGCAACAGCACTCTCTGAAGAATTAGAATCAAATGATGGACCATCAGGTGGTACACCTGAATCTAATACATCTTCAGCTGGCACACATGCTTCTAGCGCATTGTCGGATGTACCTTCAGAGCTATCATCTGTACAGAATACTATGGAGACAAG TGTGTGCGATGAAAGTCATCAAAATGTACCATCTGAATTGTGGTTGATTCAATTCCACGAAGAGCTTGAAAAGCAAGGGATTAGTTTGCCAGAAAG AATTAATGAGGATGAACTCCGTAGATTTTATATGGCTGCAAATGGAAACTTTTCAAGTTTTCTATCCTCAATCAAGAAGACAATCCGTTGGAGGGAGACTTACAGAATGTTTACCGATGAGGAGCTGGAGATGTGGTCGAATTTGGTCTTCTGGCATGGATATGATGTACAGCAACGACCTTGTCTCATTGTACGACTCGGGTTAGCTTGCACCAGTTTGTCACCTACTGATAAGCCTCGTTTTGCTCAAGCAATCA TATCTTCCGTTGAGCGTGGAGTCTTGCATTTAGTTGATGCAGAAATGGGTGAAATTACAGTTTTGGTGGATTGTAAAGGTTTATCTCCACTTAAAATTCCAATGCAAGTCATAAGAACCTGTTCTTCTTTTCTGCAAGATCACTTCCCAAACCGTCTTGGCTGTTTGTTTGTTGTACAGCTTCCTCCAGTTCTTCGTGTTATTGCTCAAACTTTTATAAAG ATGCTAAAGCCTGTGACGCGAAAAAAGTTAAAAATTTGGGGGGAAGCGTATGGGAAGTTACTTTTGGAGCATCTTCAGACAGTCCCAGCATATCTTGGAGGCAAATGCAAATGTGAAAAATGTTTAGAATTGGGCACCTCCAATATGCGACATTCTCCTCTTAGAAATAAAATCACAAGGAGGGAGTCAACTGAAAGCTTTTATGATGGTGAAAACCCACCTCTACTCGATTCATCTTATGAGACAGGAGCCAACTCTAATAGTAACTGCGACCAGGTGGTGAGAACTGCTATTATAAGCTGCATCATGTTTTGGGTTTTCATAGCTCTTATAGCTGGAATATTTGACCCTGAAAGCAGTCCATTCGCTCCATCTACATGA